DNA from Pelobacter propionicus DSM 2379:
CCACAACCTGTTCGGCCGCATCGACCATGTCATGCAGGTGGGAGGCGTGGCCAGCACCAATTTCACCAGGATCAAGGCGGGAGCCCTGCACCGGGCCAATGGAGGTTACCTGGTGTTCAACGCCCTGGACGTGCTGACCAGCCCCTTTGCCTGGGATGCGCTCAAGCGCTGCATCCGCAATGGCGAAATCAGGATCGAGGATGTGATGGAGCAGTACCGTTTCCTCTCCATCGTATCCCTCAAGCCGGAGCCGGTGCCGCTCAAGGCCAAGATCATCATGATCGGCTCCCCCCTGATCTACCACCTGCTCTTCCACCTGGAACCGGACTATCGCAAATTCTTCAAGGTCAAGGCCGATTTCGACAGCCACGTGACCCGCACCCCCGCCGTGCTGCGCGAGTATGCCCTGTTCGTGGCCAACCATTGCCGGGAGGAGAAGCTGCTCCCCTTCACCAGTGACGGCGTCGCCTGCCTGCTGGAATACGCGGCCCGCTGCGTCGAGGACCAGCAGCGGCTCTCCTGCCGGTTCATGGAGATCAGCGACCTGTTGCGGGAGGCGGACTACTGGGCGCGCCGGGAGAACAGGAGCCGGATCGACCGGGAAATCGTCAGGCGGACCATCGATGAAAAGATCTATCGCGGCAACCGCCTGGAGGAGCGCATCCAGGAGCTGATCACCGAGGGGACCCTGCTGGTGGACAGCGAGGGAAGCGAGCTGGGCCAGGTCAACGGGCTCTCCGTGATCCAGCTGGGGGACTACAGCTTCGGCAGGCCCTCGCGGGTCACCGCCCGGGTCTACATGGGAAGCGGCAGGATGGTCAACATCGAGCGGGAGGTCAAGCTCTCCGGCCCGATCCACGACAAGGGGCTTTTGATCCTCACCGGCTACCTGGGGGGGAAATACGCCCAGGAGAGGCCGCTCTCCTTCTCGGCCTCCATCTGCTTCGAGCAGTCCTACGAGGGGGTGGAGGGGGACAGCGCCTCGTCCACCGAGCTGTACGCGCTGCTGTCGGCCCTGTCCGGCGTGCCGCTGAAACAGGGGATCGCCGTGACCGGCAGCGTCAACCAGCTGGGCAAGGTGCAGCCCATCGGCGGGGTCAACCAGAAGATCGAGGGGTTCTTCGCCATCTGCAGGCTGCGGGGGCTGACCGGAGAGCAGGGGGTGATCATCCCCGCGATCAACGAGCGCAACCTGATGCTGAACGACGAGGTGATCCAGGCGGTTCGGGAGGAAAAATTCCACATCTGGAGCGTGGAGAGCATCGACCAGGGAATCAAGATCCTGACCGGCCTCCCCGCCGGTGAGCGGCAGCCGGATGGAAGCTACCCCCAGGGGAGCATCAACTGGCTGGTGGACCGGCGCTTGAGCGACCTGGCGGAGAAGATGAAGGGCTTTTCACCGGAAAGAGAGAAGGAAAAACAGAGTCCGTAGGACAAGCTCCCCCGTGCCAGCCGGTAAGCGGCCATACAAGCGGGAGCAGAGGGTTCATGTTCTCGGCTTGGCCCTGCGGGTGGGGGGGGCGCTCCAGGGGTCGTCCGGCCAGGGATGCTTGGGGTAGCGCCCCTTCATCTCTTTTTTGACCTGATGATAGGAGCCGTCCCAGAAACCCTTCAGATCGCGGGTCACCTGCAGCGGCCGGCCGGCCGGCGACAGCAGGTGCAGCAGCAGTTCCACCCTCCCCCGGCAGATGGATGGCGTACGCTCCAGACCGAACAGCTCCTGCAGCTTCACCGCCAGCACCGGCGTCTCCCCCTGGCAGTAGTCCAGCCTGATGCGGGAGCCGCTGGGCACGACCAGGTGGGTGGGAGCCAGCTCGTCCAGGGAGGCCCGCTGGCGGTACTCCAGGCGATTCAGCAGGATTGCCGCCAGGTCAAGCTCTCCCAGCTGCCGGGCGCCGCGCACACCGACCAGGGCCGGGGCCAACCACTCCTCCAGGCTGTCCAAAAGCGCCCCGTCCGAGCAGTCGGGCCAGCCATCAGCCGGGAACTGGCGGCGCACAAGCTCCATGCGGGCCTGGAGCTGCAGGAAGCGCTCATTGCGGTCCAGCAGCCCCATACCGGACGAGCGCAGCGCCTCCACGAGCGCCGGCAGGCTCTGTTCCGGGGTGGCTACGAAGGGGGAGGATGCCAGCACCAACGCTCCCAGGCACTCCTCCCGCATGGCCACCACCCTCCCCTCCCGGCTGTCCCAGAGCACCCGCTCCCGCCGCTCCCTGCGCTCCCCCAGCTCCTGTAGCAAAAGCTCCTCCGTTATCTCCTGACAGAGGTGGATCAGCCCCTCCCCCCCTTCGCCGCCATCCACGGAAACAGCCACCAGCAGGGCGCTCCTCCCCGCCATCCCCGGCACGGCCAGCCGGGCCCCCCTGCCGTTGGCCAGCAGGTAGCGCCCCCCCTCACCCTCCCGCTGCATGGCCATCCGGTCGGGATAGGCCGCCAGCAAGAGCCGGCCGATGCCGTCCGGGTCGCTCCATCCCCCGCCTTCCCGGGAGGAGCGTCCCATCAGCCGCTCCAGCTGGCGGTGCACCCGCTCCACATTTTCCAGGCTGCCCCTGTCCGTGTCGCCAGCAAAGCCATCGCTGCCCCGGAAGCGGCGCAAAAGCTCCAGCCGGTCGTGCAGGTCGGCGGGAGTCCCCTTGCCCTGCCCCTGCCGGGGGGAGCGCCTGATGATGTCCCGCTCGGAGAGCAGGGCGGCCAGGGCGCAGCCCAGGGGCACAAGATCCAGCTCGCGGGAGCGCTCCAGCAGGCGGGACAGACGGGGGTGCAGCGGCAGGCGGGCCATGGACCTCCCCAGGGGGGTAATCCGCCCGCAGGAATCCAGCGCCCCCAGATGCGCCAGGAGCTGACGGGCAACCGCCAGGGAAGCGGCCGGAGGCGGGTCGAGCCAGGCCAGTTGTGCCGGATCGGCCACTCCCCAGGCCGCCAGCTCCAGCACCAACGGGGAGAGGTCGCTCTCCAGCATCTCCGGCGGGGTATGGGGGGTCATGGCGTCGAAGCTGTGGCGGCTGAAGAGGCGATAGCAGATCCCCTCGCTCACGCGCCCGGCCCGGCCTGCCCGCTGGATGGCCGAGGCCCGCGATTCGCGCACCGTCACCAGCCGGTTCATGCCGCTGGCCGGGTCATGGCGCTGTCTGCGGGACAGGCCGCTGTCGATCACCACCCGCACCCCCTCGATGGTCAGGCTGGTCTCGGCGATGCTGGTGGCCAGCACCACCCTGCGCCCCCTCCCCGGCTGGATGGCCGCCTGCTGGCGGGCAAAGGGGAGGTCGCCGTACAGGGGATGGACGGTGACAGCGCTCCCCTCCAGCCCGGACTGATCCAAAAGCGAGGCACAGGAGCGGATTTCGCCGGCACCGGGGAGAAAGGCCAGGATGTCCCCCTCGGTCTCGGCCAGGACACGCCGGATGGCCGCCGCCATGCGCGGGGCCAGGCGGTCACGGGAATGATCCTCCAGATAGATTTCCCGCACCGGGAACGAGCGCCCCTGGGAGGAGATCAGGGGGGCATCGCCCATCAGCCGGCCCAGCGCCCGGCACTCCAGGGTGGCGGACATGACCAGGATCTTCAGATCGTCCCGCACCTGGCTCTGCAGGTCAAGGCACAGCGCCAGACCCAGGTCGGCCTGGATGCTCCGCTCGTGGAACTCGTCCAGGATGACCATGGCCACCCCCTCCAGCAGCGGGTCGCCCTGGATGCGGCGGGTCAGGATTCCTTCGGTTACCACCTCGATGCGGGTCTTTGGGGAGACGCGGCTGTCGAAGCGGATGGAGTATCCCACCGTCCCTCCCGGCTCCTCACCCAGGCAGGCGGCCATCCAGCGGGCAGCGGAGACGGCAGCCAGGCGGCGCGGCTCCAGCATGACGATCCTCCCCGCTTGGGGGGGGATGATCTCCAGCAGCGCCAGCGGCACGCGGGTGGTCTTGCCCGCTCCCGGTGGGGCGTGCAGCAGGACATTGGGGTTTTCGGCTACGGTGGTCAGGAGTCGGGGAAGGATCTGGTCGATGGGAAGCGGTTTCATGGCTGGCAGGATACTGTCCGGCAGGGGGATCTGTCCACTGGTTTCAGGGGTTCACCTCCTTGGCGGCTCTGGTCGCGGCTATGTCTGCATTCAGCAGTCGGGGACTGCCGGAGAGAGCGCATCAGGGCTATTTCGTCGTACTACCCGGCGAAATGAAGCGTTGACAGCCGCTACTGTCTGAGCCCGCAGGGCGAGTTTATCGACTGTAGCGCAATGAGTCAAGGTAAGTACAGAAATAGCCCGTCCGCGCGAACGCAGGCAGTCCCCAACTGCCGTCTCCAGTTCACGACGCCGGAGCCCCCCGTTGCTCCCGGAAGCTCCGCAGGAACAGCAGGCCCAGCGGCGGCAGGGCGATCAGGAAGGCGTACATCAAGAGGTGGAAGGTCCGCTGGACCCCCACGCTATCGGCCAGCCTCCCCACATAGGGGCCGACGCAGGCGAAGCAGAGCCGAAACGTCAGCGACTGCAGCGACAGCAGCGCCGCCCGGTTGGCGGAGGGGGTCTCCCTCTGCACGTGGCTGAGCATCATCGGCCCCCGCAACCCCCGCATGCAGGTCAGCAGATAGTAGAACAGGAAGCCGAACAGCCCTCCCATCACCCCCAGGCCGAAATAGCCGGCAACGATCAGGGCGATGAAAAGCAGGGTCATCCCGCGGTCGCTCAGGTAATGGTGCGTGCGATGGCTGGCCATGGCGGAGAGCGCCACCATCAGGTTTGCGCCGGCCCAGACCGGGCCGAACCAGGCCAGGGGAACGCCGCTCTGGCGCATGTAGGGCTGAATCAGCCAGACCGGGAAGAAGGAGGCCAGCCCCAGCAGCGTATTGAAGATGATGGTGTAGCGCAGGCGCGGATTGTCCCAGAAGGCATAGCGGGCGGTATGTAGCGCCTCGGCCAGATGGGAGCGGGCCTGGATGGCGCTATCCCGCGGGGTCTCCACCATTCCCCTGGTCACCACGAGGGCAGCGATCCAGACAGCCACCTGCAGGATGAAGGGGGAGAGCGGGAAAGCGGCGTAGAGCATGCCGGCGAAGATGGCGCCCAGGGCCTCGCCGCTCTGGGAAAAGCCGGTCACCCGCCCCTCGCAGCGGGCGTAGAGCGCCTCGTTCCCCTCCAGTTTGAGAGTCTCGTAGAGCAGGGCGCTGTCCGACCCGCTGATGAACGAGAGCGAAATCCCCAGCAGGATCTCGGCCAGAAGCACGTCGCCGAAGGAGTCGGCCACCGTGTACATGCCCCAGCCCAGGATTCCCAGGAGCGAGGCAAAGGAGAGCGCTGTCCGGTAGCCCAGGCGGTCGCTGATATAGCCGGAGGGGTACTCCAGGAGCACCGTGGCAATGGAGAAGATGCTCTGCAAGAGCAGGATCTGGGTCAGGCTCAGGCCTATATGGTCCTTCCAGAACAGGGTGATGATGGCCATGGGAAAGAGCATCATCTGCAGGAAGGAGAAAGCGTACAGTTTCCGTATGTTACCGTGGAGGTTACTCATTCGACCTCTAAAAAAACAATTCAGGCCTTTCGGCCAGAAGGCTCACCGCCGTGAAGGGCCGCGTACTCGGCAGTTTCCAGGTCGATATGGGCATCGATCAGTTCCCGGTAGATCCGCTCCACAAGATCGGGGCAGGCGCCGCATTCACGGGCCCTGGCAACCACGTTGGAGACCACCTCCTCGATGCGCTCTTCAATCCTAACCTCATCGGCGCTGTTCTTGAAGCGGGGCGCCTGCTTCACGTAGCCGATCCGCTCCGCCAGCAGTTCGACGATCTGGCGGTCGATGCGGTCGATGTTGGCGCGTACCTCGGCCAGAGAGGCGCACACTGAAACTGGTTTCATTACAAGCTCCTTTTTGGAATCAACGGTAGTACGCCAGGGCATGAACCGGCGCCTTCTCCCCTCACCCGTCTTCTTCGCACGTATTCCGTTATGCTGCCTTACCCAACCTGCATCGCGCATAGTTACCAATCAGCCATCAACTCATCCTGATGCAATTCCGCCCAAGCCAGAACCAGCCTTGCCTGCCTTCTGGGAAGATCGCCCTCGACAATCTCACATTGGCTTCCGCCGCATGTGAATAAGCGCAACCCGATTGCCATTCTTATCCTGCCGTTCTTCGATGGCATAAGGTTCAAATCCCAACTTTGCATACAGGATCAGGCCGACGACGTTTTGATTAAAGCAGGACACCGTAACTTCAATGGCACCATGCTTTGAGAACCCAAGGCTAACCATTTGCTCGACAAGATAGCTTCCGACCCCCTGCCCCCGGACGATCGGAGAAACAATAACGTTTCCTATAGAGCAACCTTTCGCACCCCAGCGGTAAAAATTGGCAAACGCGACAACCTGACCTTCCAATTCAATTACCGTGCTGTCCGAACGTTGAGAGATTGAATTCTGCAGCTGCCATGGAGCCAAGGGAAATGCCGCTTTGGGAAAAAGGAAAAACAGCTCTTCTTCGCTTTGTGGAAAACCACAAACAACAGGAATATCACTATTTTCAACCGGACGATGAGTAAGCAGCATACCGTTTGAACCTCCACAACGAAACAGGTAATCCGAAAAGCTCTGTTCACCCCTTGAGCTGGATCGACTTGATCTCCTGGAACTCCTCCAGGCCGTATCTGCCCAGCTCCCGGCCGTTGCCGGACTGCCTGTAGCCGCCAAAGGGTGCTAGGATGTTGAAGGGGGCGCCGTTGATATCCACCTGACCGGTGCGCATGCGCCGGGCAAAGGCCAGAGCGCGCCCCTCGTCTGCGGACCAGACTCCGCCGGCCAGGCCGTAGATACTGGAGTTAGCAATCCTGAACGCAACCTCCTCGTCGCTATAGGGGATGATGCAGAGCACCGGGCCGAAGATCTCCTCTTGGGCGATGGTCATCTCTGCTCTCACCCGGCCGAAGATGGTGGGGGAGACGTAGAACCCCTTCGTAAGCCCGGCCGGCGGCTCGACGCCACCCAGCAGCAGTTCCGCCCCCTCGGCGATGCCGGAGCGGATGTACTCCCACACCCGCTCCCGCTGACTGGCCGACACCAGCGGCCCCAGGCGGCACTTGTCGCCAAAGGGATCGGAGGGGACGAAGCTCTTGCCCAGCTCCACCGCCAGGGAGACCGCCTGCTCGTACAGACTCTCCGGCACCAGCAGGCGGGTGTGGGCGCTGCACGTCTGGCCCGAGTTGAGCAGACAGGCGCCTAGGCTCCCCTTGACCGCCGCAGGCAGGTCGGCGTCGTCCAGGATCACCGAGGCGGACTTGCCCCCCAGCTCCAGGGCGACCTTCTTGACGGTCCCGGCCGCCAGAACGGAGAGGCGCCTCCCCACGCTGGTGGAGCCGGTGAAGGAGACCATGTCCACATCGGGATGGGAGGCCAACGCCTCGCCGATAGTTGCGCCGCGGCCGCTGACCAGGTTGAACACGCCGGGGGGCAGGCCGGCTTTCTCCACGATCTCGGCCAGAATGAAGGAGGAGAGGGGCGCCTCGGAGCTGGGCTTGACCACCACGCAGCAGCCGGCCGCCAGGGCCGGGGCAACCTTGGCAACGATCTGGTGCAGGGGGTAGTTCCAGGGGGTGATGCAGGCCACCACCCCCACCGGCTCGCGCACGATCAGCGAGTTGGCGATGCGCTCATCCTCCCGCTGCTCCGCAGCCAGGGAGGCGTAGCTCCCCATGACCGCCACCGGCAGGCCGGCCTGGATACGCAGGGAGAACTTGAGCGGCATGCCCACCTCGGCGGTGACGATGCGGGCGATCTCCTCGCTCCGCTCCACCAGCCCCTGGTGCAGCTTTGTCAGACATTCCGCCCGTTCAGCCGGACTTGTGGCAGACCAGGCGTCAAAGGCGGCCCTGGCGGCGGCCACGGCCCTGTCCACATCATTCACCGTTGCGGAGGGAACCCGGCCGATGACCTCTTCGCTGGCAGCGCCGACCACCTGGATGAAGGAGGGATCGCTTGATGCCGCCCACTGACCATTTATGTACAGCTTGTCGTACTCATGCATGTCGTACACTCCAATGAGGTTTTGGTTCGATCAATCTCGCTGTGCCGGATTCGTGGAAGCTCCCACCCGAACCCCCATCCCCTTTAACCTGAAAATGCAGTTGTTCACGCAAAGCCACGAAGTTCACGAAGAAAAACAGATGGATAGACAAAACAGCTGAAGCACCTGGTTGGTGAAGCGCCACTGTTTGACGACTGTTTGATTTCTTTGCGTCTTCGCGCCTTTGCGTGAGATGAATTAGCGTTTTCAGGTTCAAGGGTCAGGGTGGGGATGGGGTTCATCAGCACCCCATCCCTGTCCATCCACCCTGGGGAGACGTACCACAACCCTGACGGGACCGCCCTGTTACAGGAAGTTGATCTCCACCGGCTTCCGCTTGATCGGGTTTTCGGACTGTTCCCGCTTCACCGCCGGATAGCCGATGATCAGCGGCGCAACCAGTTCATACTCCTCCGGCATCCCCAGCTCCTTCTTGACTTCCGGCTCGTCCAGTACGTTGTGGGCAAAGCCGATCCAGCAGCAGCCCAGCCCCTGCTCCTCGGCCAGCAGGTTTATGTTCTGGGCCACCATGCTGCAGTCGTACACCTGCCAGTGGGCTTTACTGTCGCCGTAGATGACGATCAGTGCCGGCGCGTTGTAGAAGATGTTGAACTCGGGGTTATTCATCCACTTCTCGTACTGCCGGATAAAGGGGGCGTCCTCCATGTTGGCCAGCCACTTTTCCTTGGCGGTGTCGGAGAGGCGCTTCAGGCGTTCCCTATCGAAAATAACGACGAAGCGCCAGGGCTGGTTATTGGAACCGCTGGGGGCCCAGACCGCTGTGTTGATCAGCGCCTCGATGGTCTCCCGGGGCAGCGCTTCTGCGCTGAATTTCCTGCAGGAACTGCGTCGCTTCATGATGGTGGTCAGACTGTCCATGGCTTTGCCTCCTTGGGGTTGTTTATCCTGGAAACGGCAGTTGGGGGATGCCGGAGAAAGCGCATCAGGGCTCTTTCGTCGTACTTCCCGGCGAGATGAAGCGTCAACAGCCGATACTGTCTGAAGCCCGCAGGCTCAAGTTTATCGGCTGTAGCGCAATGAGTCGTGGAAGTACAGAAAGAGCCCGTCCGCGCGAACGCAGGCAGCCCCCAACTGCCGCATGGTGTACAAACATCCTTCGACGGTGGATGAGAACCGCCGTTTCAGGCTCAGTACAGCTCGTACTTGAGCAGGCGGCACTCGATCGGGCCGTTATAGAGCACAAACCGCCGCGACGCCTTCAGGCCGATGTACTTGGCCAGCTCCAGGTTGCCGGTAAGCACATAGCCGGTCCACCCCTGGCAGCGCTGTTTGAGGATGTCGCCGATCTGGCAGTAGAGCTCCTTCAGCTCATCCTCCTCCCCCATGCGTTTGCCGTAGGGAGGATTGATGATTACCACCCCACCCTCCCCTTCCGGCCTGAACTGCTCCAGGGAGCTGTGGAAGAAGTGCACCTGCCCCTCGAAGCCTGCCGCCGCCGCGTTGCGCCGGGCAATGGAAAGGGCGCGGCTGTCGCTGTCGTAGCCGCTGACCAGCCCCACCGGGAGCTGTCGGATGCCGCTCTCCGCTTCGGCCTGGATCCCCTTCCAGAGGCGGGGGTCGAAATCCTGCCAGCGCTGGAATCCGAATGAGCGGTTGCGCCCCGGCGGAACGCGGGCGGCCATGAGCGCCGCCTCGATGGGGATGGTGCCCGAGCCGCACATGGGGTCGGCCAGGGCTACGTTGCCGTCCCAGCCGGTGAGCGCGATGATGGCGGCGGCCAGGGTCTCGCGCAGGGGCGCCTCGTTGCGCTCCAGACGGTAGCCGCGACGGTCCAGGGCGTCCCCCGAGCTGTCCAGGCTGACCGTGCAGACATTCTTCACCAAGTGGATATTGACCCGCACGTCCGGGGAGGCCGTATCCACGTTGGGACGACTGCCGCATGCCTCACGGATGCGGTCCACGATGGCATCCTTGGTCTTCAGCGCCACAAAACCGGAATGGGTCAGGGCCGAGTCCCGCAGGGAGCAGTCCACCGCCAGGGTCATGGCGGGTGTGATCATCTCCTGCCAGGGGATGGCATGCACGCCATCGTACAGCTCTGCCGGCGAGGAGCAGGGAAACCCGGCCAGCCTGACCAGCACCCGGCTGGCGCTGCGCAGCCAAAGATTGGCGCGGTACAGACCGGCCCGGTTGGTGCGGAACGAGACCCCGCCCCGCCCTGCCTGCGCCCCCTCGATGCCCAGCAGGCGCAGTTCGGCCGCGGTCACGTCCTCGCTGCCGCGCGGCACGGCGGCAAAGCACTCCATCTCCCTGTCCGGCTTCGGCTCCGGGCGTGGCGCCCGTCTGAGGATATGCTTCTTCTCGGTCATGCTCGTTCCCCCATTTCCCGTTCCCATATGTCCGCCACCAGCCGTTCCGTCTCCTCGGGCGTACCGCTGTTGTCGATAATCACGCGGCCATGGCGCTCCTTCTCGGCCAGCGGCATCTGGCTGTCAATGATCTTGCAGGCATCCTCCCGGCTGATGCCGTCACGTTCCATCAAGCGCTGGATCTGTATCTCGGGCCTCAGGGTCACCACCCAGATCTCGTCCACCCGGCTGGTGACTCCCGCCTCGATCAGCAGCGGCGCCATGTAGAACACGATGCGCTCCCCCCGGCAAGCCGCGGCTGCGATGCGCTCCTCCGCCAGCCTCCTGATCTCAGGATGCACGATCCCTTCCAGCTGGCGACGGTTCACGTCGTTGCCGAAGACCAGCGAACGCATCTTCCGGCGGTCCAGATTGCCGTCCGGCAGCAGCACACCGGCGCCAAACAGATCAACGATCCGCTCCAGGGCCGGACTCCCCGGATGAACCGCCAGGCGCGACAGTTCATCGGCATCGATCACCACCGCTCCTCGCTCCATCAGAAAACGGGCCACACTGCTCTTGCCGGTTGCGATCCCACCGGTCAGGCCCACCACACGGACTCCCATCGTTAGTACTCCTTGCGCCCACACCAGGGCACCGCATATTCCATGAAAAGGTGGCCAGTGTAGCAAAGGGACCGCCAAATTAACAGATTTTTGGCTTGAGTTGCGGGAATATTTAGTGTACATGTTAACGTCTGCCACAGCAGGTCGCCGGCAGAACCGATACGGGCGGTTAGCTCAGCTGGATAGAGTACAGGCCTCCGAAGCCTGGGGTCGTGGGTTCGAATCCCATGCCGCCCGCCAATAAAATCAAAGGGTTAGTCAAATCGACTAATCCTTTTTTTGTTACAGCGACATATGACGGAGTAACTATCACTATGAGGTGACCCGATGCACTGCAACTCGTTTTCCAGGCAGCACCGTTTTTCGCTCCATGTGGCAATGACTGCGTTGACCCTGCTGCTTCTGGGTTTGCTGGCCGGATGTGCCGCAACGTCAAGCGCCGTCACGAGCAAACTACCCGACTGGCGTTCCTGGACAGTGGAGCGCAAAATTGCCCAGATGCTTCTGCTCGGTTTCCCTGGAGAGACGATTACTCCGGAAAGCCCTATTTCTGTGGCTATCCGCGAGCATGGCGTGGGCGGGGTCGTCCTTTTCGACAACAATGCCGACCTGGGTGTTACGGAGCGCAATATTTCCAACCCGGCTCAGCTAAAGAGGCTGATCACCGACCTTAAGGCATCGGCTGAAACGCCGATTTTCATTGCCGTGGATGAAGAGGGAGGGATCATCTCCCGCCTCAAGGAGCGCTACGGGTTTCCGTCCACGGTCTCCGCTTCATACCTTGGGGAGAAGAATGACTTAAACCTCACCCGTTCTTCCTCGGACCGACTGGTCGACACCCTGGTGGAATACGGCTTCAACCTGAACCTGGCGCCGGTGGTCGACCTGAGCATCAACCCCGCAAACCCGGTCATTGCGCTGAAACAGCGCAGCTTTTCCGCCGAC
Protein-coding regions in this window:
- a CDS encoding glycoside hydrolase family 3 protein gives rise to the protein MHCNSFSRQHRFSLHVAMTALTLLLLGLLAGCAATSSAVTSKLPDWRSWTVERKIAQMLLLGFPGETITPESPISVAIREHGVGGVVLFDNNADLGVTERNISNPAQLKRLITDLKASAETPIFIAVDEEGGIISRLKERYGFPSTVSASYLGEKNDLNLTRSSSDRLVDTLVEYGFNLNLAPVVDLSINPANPVIALKQRSFSADPALVSAHAAEVIASHHRKNIVTCLKHFPGHGSSRDDSHVGFVDVTDSWSEKELLPYKNLIGQGVVDSVMTAHTFNTHLDPDYPATLSRNTIDGILRTRLGFDGVVISDDLYMAAIVQHYSYETAVEKAINAGVDLLILANDKLYSPDIAPRTIDLVVKMVESGKISRERIDQACGRIMKLKARYLFE
- the coaE gene encoding dephospho-CoA kinase (Dephospho-CoA kinase (CoaE) performs the final step in coenzyme A biosynthesis.), producing the protein MGVRVVGLTGGIATGKSSVARFLMERGAVVIDADELSRLAVHPGSPALERIVDLFGAGVLLPDGNLDRRKMRSLVFGNDVNRRQLEGIVHPEIRRLAEERIAAAACRGERIVFYMAPLLIEAGVTSRVDEIWVVTLRPEIQIQRLMERDGISREDACKIIDSQMPLAEKERHGRVIIDNSGTPEETERLVADIWEREMGERA